From a region of the Odontesthes bonariensis isolate fOdoBon6 chromosome 2, fOdoBon6.hap1, whole genome shotgun sequence genome:
- the LOC142397818 gene encoding tripartite motif-containing protein 16-like: MAKKMVKLDLESFSCSICLDVLKEPVTIPCGHSYCMNCIKGYWNGKNKKGIHSCPQCMNTFTPRPILEKSTMLADLVEQLKKTGLQAAPADHCYAGAEDVACDFCSGRKLKAIKSCLFCLASYCKKHLQPHYDVAPFKKHKLVEPSKKLQENICSVHDEVMKMFCRTDQKSICYLCPVDEHKGHDTVSAAAERTERQRELEGSRQQIQQRIQDREKDVKLLQQEVEAINQSADKTVEDSQKIFTELIRLIQKRSSDVKQQIRSQQEAEVSRVKELQEKLEQEITELKRKDAELKQLSHTEDHSHFLHNYPSVSALSESTHSPSIHIRPLRHFEDVTAAVSELRDKLQDILREEWKNTSLTVTVVDVLLSEPEPEPKSRADFLKYSCEITLDPNTANTYLLLSEGNRKVTLMTQPQSYSSHPDRFRDRFQVLSRESLTGRCYWEVEMRGGGADVAVAYKNISRAGDEGGFGFNDKSWALDCYQNSCEFWFNNMKTSISGPQSSRVGVYLDHRAGVLSFYSVSETTTLLHRVQTTFTQPLYAGVYVYDTGDTAEFCEVN, from the coding sequence ATGGCAAAGAAAATGGTTAAACTGGACCTGGAAAGCTTCTCTTGTTCGATCTGTCTGGATGTGCTGAAGGagccggtgactattccctgtggacacagctactgcatgaaCTGTATTAAAGGCTACTGGAATGGAAAGAATAAGAAGGGAATTCACAGCTGCCCTCAATGCATGAATACTTTCACACCAAGACCTATTCTGGAGAAaagcaccatgttagctgatttagtggagcagctgaagaagactggactccaagctgctcctgctgatcactgctatgctggagctgaagatgtggcctgtgatttctgctctggaagaaagctgaaagccatcaagtcctgtttattctgtctggcctcttactgtaagaaacaccttcagcctcattatgatgtggctccattcaagaaacacaagctggtggagccctccaagaagctccaggagaacatctgctctgttcatgatgaggtgatgaagatgttctgccgtactgatcagaagtctatctgttatctctgccctgtggatgaacataaaggccacgacacagtgtcagctgcagcagaaaggactgagaggcagagagagctggaggggagtcggcagcagatccagcagagaatccaggacagagagaaagatgtgaagctgcttcagcaggaggtggaggccatcaatcagtctgctgataaaacagtggaggacagccagaagatcttcactgagctgatccgtctcatccagaaaagaagctctgatgtgaagcagcagatcagatcccagcaggaagctgaagtgagtcgagtcaaagagcttcaggagaagctggagcaggagatcactgagctgaagaggaaagatgctgagctgaagcagctctcacacacagaggatcacagccactTTCTGCACAACTACCCCTCAGTGTCAGCACTCAGTGAGTCTACACACTCACCCAGCATCCatatccgtcctctgaggcactttgaggatgtgacagcagctgtgtcagagctcagagataaactacaggacatcctgagagaggaatggaaaAACACCTCACTGACAGTTACTgttgtggatgttttactgtcagaaccagaaccagaaccaaagagcagagctgacttcttaaaatattcatgtgaaatcacactggatccaaacacagcaaacacctatctgttactgtcagaggggaacagaaaagtgacattaatgACACAACCTCAGTCTTACTCtagtcatccagacagattcagagatcggtttcaggtcctgagcagagagagtctgactggacgttgttactgggaggtggagatgagagggggaggagctgatgtagcagtcgcatacaagaacatcagcagagcaggggaTGAAGGTGGATTTGGATTTAATGACAAGTCTTGGGCATTAGATTGTTATCAAAACAGTTGTGAATTTTGGTTCAACAACATgaaaacctccatctcaggtcctcagtcctccagagtaggagtgtacctggatcacagagcaggtgttctgtccttctacagcgtctctgaaaccacgactctcctccacagagtccagaccacattcactcagccgctctatGCTGGAGTTTATGTTTATGATACTGGAGACACAGCTGAGTTTTGTGAAGTGAATTAA